A section of the Enterobacter sp. C2 genome encodes:
- a CDS encoding DUF1493 family protein: MSNSKSDDQYRAFILDNLPRVTTLFKTVDISDDEALQETFEREDISDLIDALSMKMSVNCDNFHMDNHFPWKAKTFFTNKNNNAGKVPLTLRMFIDSAKAGRWLYS, from the coding sequence GTGAGCAATTCAAAAAGCGATGATCAGTACAGGGCTTTCATTCTCGATAATCTGCCAAGGGTTACAACTTTGTTCAAAACCGTTGATATTTCAGATGATGAGGCTCTTCAGGAAACGTTTGAGCGAGAAGATATCTCAGATTTAATAGACGCACTGTCAATGAAAATGAGTGTAAATTGTGATAACTTTCATATGGATAATCATTTCCCATGGAAGGCAAAAACTTTTTTCACAAATAAAAATAATAATGCCGGTAAAGTACCATTGACCTTGAGAATGTTTATTGATTCGGCAAAAGCAGGACGATGGCTTTATAGTTAA
- a CDS encoding putative T6SS immunity periplasmic lipoprotein: MNRYMLLGAVFLLTGCPGPMDPVPLEHLAKATLSNNRVCITVPASEGEKISSVQFGSDTTGQEVYKTFSSADEQISAARGECLPTFGFEFKPGNTYAVFYRLEKSRSETGRVFAARFSLEQDGNGRLSLIEKAR, translated from the coding sequence ATGAATAGATATATGCTGTTGGGAGCGGTATTTCTGTTAACTGGCTGCCCCGGCCCGATGGATCCTGTACCGCTTGAGCATCTGGCAAAAGCTACCCTGAGCAATAATCGTGTCTGTATCACTGTCCCAGCCAGTGAGGGAGAAAAGATATCCTCTGTACAATTTGGTAGCGACACCACCGGGCAGGAAGTATACAAAACGTTTAGTAGCGCGGATGAACAGATTTCCGCTGCTCGCGGGGAGTGTCTACCCACTTTTGGCTTTGAGTTCAAGCCGGGCAATACATATGCGGTTTTCTATCGGCTGGAAAAAAGCCGCTCTGAAACGGGCCGGGTTTTCGCGGCTCGATTCTCTCTGGAGCAGGACGGGAACGGCAGGCTCAGTCTTATTGAAAAGGCAAGATAA
- the actS gene encoding amidase activator ActS, translated as MRKPFRLIICLMLGMLLAACSSNKLSDEDVYVVKRGDTLSRISRLTGTSVRDLARLNGISPPYTIEIGQRLRTNGSGKKTSGKSSSGSSSRVVTVPPASWPPVGQRCWRWPTSGTVVLPYSSADGGNKGIDIAGSRGQAIYAAGSGKVVYVGNQLRGYGNLIMIKHSEDYITAYAHNDTLLVNNGQSVKIGQKIATMGSSDTDSVKLHFQLRYRATAIDPIRYLPPQGTPPKC; from the coding sequence ATGAGAAAACCGTTTCGCCTTATTATCTGCCTGATGCTGGGCATGCTGCTGGCTGCCTGTTCATCCAACAAGCTGTCAGATGAAGATGTTTACGTCGTTAAACGGGGCGATACGCTGTCGCGTATTTCGCGCCTGACCGGCACTAGCGTCAGGGATCTGGCGCGCCTTAACGGTATCTCTCCGCCGTATACCATTGAGATCGGCCAGCGGCTGCGGACCAACGGTTCCGGTAAAAAGACCTCCGGTAAGAGCAGCAGCGGTTCCTCCTCACGCGTCGTCACCGTGCCGCCAGCTTCCTGGCCACCGGTAGGGCAGCGCTGCTGGCGCTGGCCGACAAGCGGCACCGTGGTGCTGCCATACTCCTCCGCCGACGGTGGTAACAAGGGTATCGACATTGCAGGCTCACGCGGGCAGGCGATCTACGCTGCCGGGTCAGGGAAGGTGGTCTACGTGGGTAACCAGCTGCGCGGCTACGGCAACCTCATTATGATCAAGCACAGTGAGGACTACATCACCGCCTATGCCCACAACGACACGCTGCTGGTAAACAACGGCCAGAGCGTAAAAATAGGGCAGAAGATTGCCACGATGGGCAGCTCGGATACCGACTCGGTGAAGCTGCACTTCCAGCTGCGCTACCGTGCCACCGCCATCGATCCGATCCGCTACCTGCCGCCGCAGGGCACACCGCCGAAGTGCTAA
- the lysS gene encoding lysine--tRNA ligase, with protein sequence MSEQQAQGADAAVDLNNELKTRREKLAQLREQGVAFPNDFRRDSTSDALHAGFDAKENEELEALNVEVSVAGRMMTRRIMGKASFITLQDVGGRIQLYVSRDDLPEGIYNEQFKKWDLGDILGAKGKLFKTKTGELSIHCTELRLLTKALRPLPDKFHGLQDQEARYRQRYLDLISNDESRKTFKIRSQIMAGIRQFMVNRDFMEVETPMMQVIPGGASARPFITHHNALDLDMYLRIAPELYLKRLVVGGFDRVFEINRNFRNEGISVRHNPEFTMMELYMAYADYKDLIELTESLFRTLAQDILGTTEVPYGDETFDFGKPFEKLTMREAIKKYRPETNMADLDNFDAAKAIAESLGLKVEKSWGLGRIVTEIFEETAEAHLIQPTFITEYPAEVSPLARRNDENPEITDRFEFFIGGREIGNGFSELNDAEDQAQRFQDQVDAKAAGDDEAMFFDEDYVTALEHGLPPTAGLGIGIDRMVMLFTNSHTIRDVILFPAMRPVK encoded by the coding sequence ATGTCTGAACAACAAGCACAGGGCGCTGACGCGGCGGTCGATCTTAATAACGAACTAAAAACCCGCCGCGAGAAGCTGGCGCAGCTGCGTGAGCAGGGCGTTGCGTTCCCGAACGACTTCCGCCGCGACAGCACCTCCGATGCGCTGCACGCCGGGTTTGATGCGAAAGAGAACGAAGAGCTGGAAGCGCTGAACGTCGAAGTGAGCGTGGCCGGTCGTATGATGACCCGCCGCATCATGGGCAAGGCATCCTTCATCACCCTGCAGGACGTTGGCGGCCGTATTCAGCTGTACGTCTCCCGTGACGACCTGCCGGAAGGCATCTACAACGAGCAGTTCAAGAAGTGGGATCTGGGCGATATCCTCGGCGCAAAAGGGAAGCTGTTCAAAACCAAGACCGGCGAGCTCTCCATCCACTGCACCGAGCTGCGTCTGCTGACCAAGGCCCTGCGCCCGCTGCCGGACAAGTTCCACGGCCTGCAGGATCAGGAGGCGCGCTACCGTCAGCGCTACCTGGATCTCATCTCCAACGATGAGTCCCGCAAGACCTTTAAAATCCGCTCCCAGATCATGGCCGGTATTCGCCAGTTCATGGTTAACCGCGACTTTATGGAAGTGGAAACCCCGATGATGCAGGTGATCCCGGGCGGTGCCTCCGCGCGTCCGTTCATCACCCATCACAATGCCCTTGATCTGGACATGTACCTGCGTATCGCCCCGGAGCTGTACCTCAAGCGTCTGGTGGTCGGTGGTTTTGATCGCGTGTTCGAGATCAACCGTAACTTCCGTAACGAAGGCATCTCCGTTCGCCACAACCCTGAGTTCACCATGATGGAACTCTATATGGCCTACGCGGACTATAAAGATCTGATCGAGCTGACCGAATCCCTGTTCCGTACTCTGGCGCAGGACATTCTGGGTACCACCGAGGTGCCTTACGGCGATGAAACCTTCGACTTTGGCAAGCCGTTCGAGAAGCTGACCATGCGCGAGGCGATCAAAAAGTACCGTCCGGAGACCAACATGGCGGATCTGGACAACTTCGACGCGGCGAAAGCCATTGCCGAAAGCCTGGGCCTCAAGGTTGAGAAGAGCTGGGGTCTGGGCCGTATCGTGACCGAGATCTTCGAAGAGACCGCTGAAGCACATCTGATCCAGCCGACCTTCATCACCGAGTATCCGGCAGAAGTCTCTCCGCTGGCGCGTCGTAATGACGAGAACCCGGAGATCACCGACCGCTTTGAGTTCTTTATCGGCGGACGTGAGATCGGCAACGGCTTCAGCGAGCTGAACGACGCGGAAGACCAGGCCCAGCGTTTCCAGGACCAGGTGGATGCGAAAGCCGCCGGTGATGACGAAGCGATGTTCTTCGACGAAGACTACGTGACCGCGCTGGAGCACGGCCTGCCGCCGACGGCAGGGCTGGGCATTGGTATCGACCGTATGGTGATGCTGTTTACCAACAGCCACACCATCCGTGACGTGATCCTGTTCCCGGCAATGCGTCCGGTTAAGTAA
- the prfB gene encoding peptide chain release factor 2 (programmed frameshift), which yields MFEINPVKNRIQDLTERSDVLRGYLDYDAKKERLEEVNAELEQPDVWNEPERAQALGKERSSLEAIVDTLDQMRQGLEDVSGLLELAVEADDEETFNEAVAELDVLEEKLAQLEFRRMFSGEYDSADCYLDIQAGSGGTEAQDWASMLTRMYLRWAEARGFKTEIIEESEGEVAGLKSVTIKIIGDYAYGWLRTETGVHRLVRKSPFDSGGRRHTSFSSAFVYPEVEDDIDIEINPADLRIDVYRASGAGGQHVNRTESAVRITHIPTNTVTQCQNDRSQHKNKDQAMKQMKAKLYELEMQKKNAEKQAMEDNKSDIGWGSQIRSYVLDDSRIKDLRTGVETRNTQAVLDGSLDQFIEASLKAGL from the exons ATGTTTGAAATCAATCCTGTAAAAAACCGCATTCAGGACCTCACAGAGCGCTCAGACGTTCTTAGGGGGTATCTT GACTACGATGCCAAGAAAGAGCGTCTTGAAGAAGTAAACGCCGAGCTGGAACAGCCGGACGTCTGGAACGAACCCGAACGCGCGCAGGCGCTGGGCAAAGAGCGCTCCTCGCTGGAAGCCATCGTCGACACGCTGGATCAGATGCGCCAGGGCCTGGAAGATGTCTCCGGCCTGCTGGAGCTGGCCGTGGAAGCCGACGACGAAGAGACCTTTAACGAGGCCGTTGCCGAGCTTGACGTGCTGGAAGAGAAGCTGGCGCAGCTTGAGTTCCGCCGCATGTTCTCCGGTGAATACGACAGCGCCGACTGCTACCTGGATATCCAGGCCGGCTCCGGTGGTACCGAAGCCCAGGACTGGGCCAGCATGCTGACACGTATGTATCTGCGCTGGGCCGAAGCGCGCGGCTTCAAAACCGAGATTATCGAAGAGTCCGAAGGTGAAGTTGCTGGCCTGAAATCGGTGACCATCAAGATCATTGGCGATTACGCCTACGGCTGGCTGCGTACTGAAACCGGCGTACACCGTCTGGTGCGTAAGAGCCCGTTCGACTCCGGCGGCCGTCGTCATACCTCCTTTAGTTCGGCGTTTGTCTATCCAGAAGTGGAAGACGATATCGATATCGAAATCAACCCGGCGGATCTGCGTATCGACGTCTACCGTGCCTCCGGCGCGGGCGGTCAGCACGTTAACCGTACGGAATCGGCGGTGCGTATTACCCACATTCCGACCAACACCGTGACGCAGTGTCAGAACGACCGTTCCCAGCATAAGAACAAAGACCAGGCCATGAAGCAGATGAAAGCGAAGCTTTATGAGCTGGAGATGCAGAAGAAAAATGCTGAGAAGCAGGCGATGGAAGATAACAAATCCGACATCGGCTGGGGCAGCCAGATCCGTTCTTACGTACTGGACGACTCCCGTATCAAAGATCTGCGCACCGGGGTTGAAACCCGCAATACGCAGGCGGTGCTGGACGGTAGTCTGGACCAGTTTATTGAAGCAAGTTTGAAAGCAGGGCTATGA
- the recJ gene encoding single-stranded-DNA-specific exonuclease RecJ: protein MKHQRQLRRRTVDEAADLPANLPPLLRRLYASRGVSSAGELERSVRGMLPWQQLSGIDKAVTLLYRALQEELRIVVVGDFDADGATSTALSVLALRALGCGNVTCLVPNRFDDGYGLSPEVVDQAHARGAQMILTVDNGISSHTGVDRAHELGIPVLVTDHHLPGETLPDAEAIVNPNLRDCTFPSKSLAGVGVAFYLMLALRAHLRDQGWFAARGLAEPNLAELLDLVALGTVADVVPLDANNRILTWQGLSRIRAGKCRPGIKALLEIANRDPQKLAASDLGFALGPRLNAAGRLDDMSVGVALLLCDNVGEARVLASELDALNQTRKEIEQGMQAEALALCEKLERSSETLPGGLAMYHPEWHQGVVGILASRIKERFHRPVIAFAPAGDGLLKGSGRSIQGLHMRDALERLDTLYPGMMLKFGGHAMAAGLSLEASRFEEFQQRFGDLVTEWLDPALLQGEVVSDGPLSPAEMTLEVAEMLRDAGPWGQMFPEPLFDGRFRLLQQRIVGERHLKVMVEPVGGGPLLDGIAFNVDTTIWPDNGVREVSLAYKLDVNEFRGNRSVQLIIDDIWPI, encoded by the coding sequence GTGAAACATCAGAGACAACTTCGCCGCCGAACCGTGGATGAGGCGGCGGATCTACCGGCGAACCTGCCCCCGCTGCTGCGGCGCTTATATGCCAGCCGCGGCGTCAGTTCGGCCGGAGAGCTGGAGCGCAGCGTCAGAGGGATGCTCCCATGGCAGCAGCTCAGCGGCATCGATAAAGCCGTGACGCTGCTCTATCGCGCCCTGCAAGAGGAGCTGCGCATTGTCGTCGTCGGCGATTTTGACGCCGACGGTGCCACCAGTACCGCCCTTAGCGTGCTGGCCCTGCGTGCGCTGGGCTGTGGGAACGTCACCTGTCTGGTACCGAACCGCTTTGACGATGGCTACGGGCTTAGCCCTGAGGTGGTCGATCAGGCGCATGCCCGCGGTGCGCAGATGATCCTGACCGTGGATAACGGTATCTCCTCCCATACCGGCGTCGATCGCGCCCATGAGCTGGGGATCCCGGTGCTGGTGACCGATCACCACCTGCCAGGAGAGACGCTGCCGGACGCCGAGGCGATTGTTAACCCGAACCTGCGCGACTGCACCTTCCCGTCGAAGTCGCTGGCAGGGGTAGGGGTTGCATTCTATTTGATGCTGGCCCTGCGCGCCCATCTGCGTGACCAGGGCTGGTTTGCCGCACGTGGTCTGGCCGAGCCTAACCTGGCGGAGCTGCTGGATCTCGTAGCCCTTGGCACAGTGGCCGACGTGGTACCGCTGGATGCCAACAACCGTATTTTGACCTGGCAGGGGCTGAGCCGCATTCGTGCGGGCAAGTGCCGTCCGGGTATTAAAGCGCTGCTGGAGATCGCCAACCGCGATCCCCAGAAGCTGGCGGCCAGCGATCTCGGTTTTGCCCTCGGTCCCCGGCTTAACGCCGCCGGGCGGCTCGACGATATGTCGGTGGGCGTGGCGCTGCTGCTCTGCGACAACGTCGGTGAAGCCCGGGTGTTGGCCAGCGAGCTGGACGCTCTCAACCAGACGCGTAAAGAGATTGAGCAGGGGATGCAGGCCGAGGCGCTGGCGCTGTGCGAGAAGCTGGAGCGCAGCAGCGAGACGCTGCCCGGCGGACTGGCGATGTATCATCCTGAGTGGCACCAGGGCGTGGTCGGTATTCTCGCCTCGCGCATCAAAGAGCGCTTCCATCGCCCGGTGATAGCCTTTGCCCCGGCGGGGGACGGCCTGCTGAAAGGTTCTGGCCGTTCGATCCAGGGCCTGCATATGCGCGACGCCCTTGAGCGTCTCGACACGCTCTATCCGGGCATGATGCTGAAGTTCGGTGGTCATGCCATGGCGGCGGGGCTGTCGCTGGAGGCATCGCGCTTTGAGGAGTTCCAGCAGCGCTTTGGCGATTTGGTTACCGAGTGGCTGGATCCTGCCCTGTTACAGGGGGAGGTCGTCTCGGACGGCCCGCTTTCCCCTGCGGAAATGACGCTGGAGGTTGCAGAGATGCTGCGCGACGCCGGGCCATGGGGACAGATGTTCCCGGAGCCGCTGTTCGATGGGCGTTTTCGCCTGTTGCAGCAGCGTATCGTCGGCGAGCGCCATCTGAAGGTCATGGTTGAGCCGGTCGGCGGCGGCCCACTGCTGGACGGCATCGCCTTTAACGTCGATACCACTATTTGGCCGGACAACGGCGTGCGTGAAGTGAGCCTTGCCTATAAACTTGATGTTAACGAGTTCCGAGGCAACCGCAGCGTGCAGCTGATCATCGACGATATCTGGCCGATTTAG
- the dsbC gene encoding bifunctional protein-disulfide isomerase/oxidoreductase DsbC, giving the protein MKKSLMMFTLLAATLSGMAHADDAAIKQSLAKLGVQSTEIQPAPVSGMKTVMTNSGVLYVTDDGKHIIQGPMYDVSGAQPVNVTNQMLMTHLNALEKEMIVYKAAQEKHVITVFTDITCGYCHKLHEEMADYNALGITVRYLAFPRQGIQSDAAKDMKSVWCAKDRNKAFDNAMNGKGVQPASCDIDIANHYALGVQFGVSGTPAIVLSNGYVVPGYQGPQELKAFLDQQKSMSGK; this is encoded by the coding sequence ATGAAAAAGAGTTTAATGATGTTTACCCTGCTGGCGGCAACGCTCTCCGGGATGGCCCACGCTGATGACGCGGCCATCAAACAGTCGCTGGCGAAGCTGGGCGTACAGAGTACCGAGATCCAGCCTGCGCCAGTGAGCGGCATGAAAACCGTTATGACCAACAGCGGCGTGCTGTACGTCACCGACGACGGTAAGCATATTATTCAGGGGCCAATGTACGACGTCAGCGGTGCGCAGCCGGTTAACGTCACTAACCAGATGCTGATGACCCATCTCAATGCGCTGGAAAAAGAGATGATTGTCTACAAGGCCGCACAGGAGAAGCACGTCATTACCGTGTTTACCGATATCACCTGTGGCTACTGTCATAAACTGCATGAAGAGATGGCGGACTATAACGCACTGGGCATCACCGTGCGCTACCTGGCCTTCCCGCGCCAGGGTATCCAGAGCGATGCGGCAAAAGATATGAAGTCGGTCTGGTGCGCGAAAGATCGTAACAAGGCTTTCGACAATGCGATGAACGGCAAAGGCGTGCAGCCAGCCAGCTGCGATATCGACATTGCTAACCACTATGCGCTGGGCGTGCAGTTTGGCGTCAGCGGCACCCCGGCTATTGTCCTGAGCAACGGCTACGTCGTGCCGGGCTATCAGGGCCCGCAGGAGCTGAAAGCGTTCCTCGACCAGCAGAAATCTATGAGCGGTAAATAA
- the xerD gene encoding site-specific tyrosine recombinase XerD, translating into MDQDLARIEQFLDALWLERNLAENTLSAYRRDLSMVAEWLHHRGLSLQSAQSDDLQALLAERIEGGYKATSSARLLSAIRRLFQHLYREKLRPDDPSALLASPKLPQRLPKDLSEAQVERLLQAPLVDQPLELRDKAMLEVLYATGLRVSELVGLTMSDISLRQGVVRVIGKGNKERLVPLGEEAVYWLENYLEHGRPWLLNGTSIDTLFPSQRAQQMTRQTFWHRIKHYALLAGIDSEKLSPHVLRHAFATHLLNHGADLRVVQMLLGHSDLSTTQIYTHVATERLRQLHQQHHPRA; encoded by the coding sequence ATGGATCAGGATCTCGCACGCATAGAACAGTTTCTTGATGCGCTCTGGCTGGAGCGTAATCTGGCGGAGAATACGCTAAGCGCCTACCGCCGCGATCTCAGCATGGTGGCGGAGTGGCTGCACCATCGCGGTCTCTCGTTACAGAGCGCGCAAAGCGATGACCTGCAGGCGCTGCTGGCGGAGCGCATTGAAGGCGGATATAAAGCCACCAGCTCTGCGCGCCTGCTAAGCGCGATACGGCGACTCTTTCAGCATCTGTACCGCGAGAAGCTGCGCCCGGACGATCCCAGCGCGCTGCTGGCGTCGCCTAAGCTGCCGCAGCGGTTGCCAAAAGATCTCAGTGAAGCCCAGGTTGAACGCCTGCTGCAGGCTCCGCTGGTGGATCAGCCGCTGGAGCTGCGCGATAAGGCCATGCTGGAGGTGCTCTATGCTACCGGCCTGCGCGTTTCAGAGCTGGTGGGGCTGACCATGAGCGATATCAGCCTGCGTCAGGGCGTCGTGCGGGTTATTGGTAAAGGTAATAAAGAGCGTCTGGTGCCGCTGGGAGAAGAGGCCGTTTACTGGCTGGAGAACTATCTTGAGCATGGGCGGCCGTGGTTGCTGAACGGCACCTCAATCGATACGCTCTTCCCAAGCCAGCGCGCCCAGCAGATGACCCGGCAGACCTTTTGGCACCGGATTAAGCACTATGCTCTGCTGGCGGGCATTGACAGTGAAAAGCTTTCGCCGCACGTTTTGCGCCACGCGTTTGCCACGCATCTGTTAAACCACGGCGCTGACCTGCGCGTGGTGCAGATGCTGCTTGGACACAGCGATCTCTCTACGACCCAGATCTACACCCATGTGGCCACAGAGCGCTTGCGACAACTTCATCAACAGCATCACCCCCGGGCATGA
- the fldB gene encoding flavodoxin FldB, which yields MNIGLFYGSSTCYTEMAAEKIRDVIGPELVTLHNLKDDAVSLMEQYDVLILGIPTWDFGELQEDWEAVWDQLDGLNLDGKIIALYGMGDQLGYGEWFLDALGMLHDKLAAKAVTFVGYWPTEGYEFTSPKPVIADGQLFVGLALDETNQYDQSEERIQSWCEQILSEMAEQFA from the coding sequence ATGAACATTGGTCTTTTCTATGGTTCCAGTACCTGCTACACCGAAATGGCGGCGGAGAAGATCCGCGACGTTATCGGCCCGGAACTGGTCACGCTGCATAACCTGAAAGACGACGCTGTCTCCTTAATGGAGCAGTACGATGTCCTGATCCTCGGCATTCCCACCTGGGATTTTGGCGAGCTTCAGGAGGACTGGGAGGCCGTTTGGGACCAGCTCGACGGCCTCAACCTCGACGGTAAAATCATTGCGCTATACGGCATGGGCGATCAGCTCGGCTACGGCGAGTGGTTCCTTGACGCGCTCGGCATGCTGCACGACAAGCTGGCCGCCAAAGCCGTCACCTTTGTTGGCTACTGGCCGACAGAGGGCTATGAGTTTACCAGCCCTAAGCCGGTGATTGCCGATGGTCAGCTCTTCGTTGGCCTGGCGCTGGATGAAACCAACCAGTACGATCAGAGCGAAGAGCGCATCCAGAGCTGGTGCGAACAGATCCTCAGCGAAATGGCCGAGCAGTTCGCCTGA
- a CDS encoding protein YgfX, whose amino-acid sequence MVLWQSDLRVSWRAQWLSLLLHGLVAAIILLAPWPLRYTPLWLILLSLVVFDCVRSQRRINACHGEIKLLMDSRLRWQGEEWDIIGTPWMLTNGMMLRLRKKQGGRVHHLWLESDSMDEREWRDLRRMLLQQPATGEH is encoded by the coding sequence GTGGTCCTGTGGCAATCTGATCTACGCGTCTCGTGGCGCGCTCAGTGGCTCTCTCTTCTGCTTCACGGCCTGGTGGCGGCAATAATCCTGCTAGCTCCCTGGCCGCTGCGCTATACGCCGCTGTGGCTGATACTGCTGTCGCTGGTGGTGTTTGACTGCGTACGTAGCCAGCGGCGCATCAACGCCTGCCACGGTGAAATCAAGCTGCTGATGGATTCCCGGCTGCGCTGGCAGGGCGAGGAGTGGGATATTATCGGCACGCCCTGGATGCTGACCAACGGCATGATGCTGCGCCTGCGTAAAAAGCAGGGCGGACGCGTGCACCATCTGTGGTTGGAGTCGGACAGTATGGATGAACGTGAGTGGCGAGACCTGCGCCGGATGCTGCTCCAGCAGCCAGCGACAGGGGAGCACTGA
- the sdhE gene encoding FAD assembly factor SdhE, translating to MDINNKARIHWACRRGMRELDISIMPFFEHEYDTLSDDDKRLFVRLLESDDPDLFNWLMNHGEPADTELQRMVQLIQTRNRERGPVAI from the coding sequence ATGGACATAAATAATAAAGCCCGCATCCATTGGGCCTGCCGCCGGGGAATGCGCGAGCTGGATATCTCCATCATGCCTTTTTTTGAACACGAGTACGATACGCTGAGCGATGACGACAAACGGCTCTTCGTTCGCCTGCTGGAAAGTGACGATCCGGATCTGTTTAACTGGTTAATGAATCACGGTGAACCTGCCGACACGGAGTTGCAGAGAATGGTGCAGTTAATTCAGACACGGAATCGGGAACGTGGTCCTGTGGCAATCTGA
- the ygfZ gene encoding tRNA-modifying protein YgfZ produces MAFTPFPPRQPSASARLPLTLMTLDDWALATLTGADSEKYLQGQVTADVAALTEHQHLLAAHCDAKGKMWSNLRLFRRDGGFALIERRSIRDAQLTELKKYAVFSKVTIVPDDEHVLLGVAGFQARAALANVFTTLPDAEKQVVQEGATSILWFAHPAERFLLVTDVATAELLSEKLRGEAQLNNSQQWLALNIEAGLPVIDAANSAQFIPQATNLQALGGISFKKGCYTGQEMVARAKFRGANKRALWYLAGKASRLPEAGEDLELKMGENWRRTGTILAAVQLDDGRLLVQAVMNNDMEPDSVFRVRDDANTLSIEPLPYSLEEA; encoded by the coding sequence ATGGCCTTTACTCCTTTTCCTCCGCGCCAGCCTTCCGCCTCTGCGCGTCTGCCGCTGACGCTTATGACGCTCGACGATTGGGCGCTGGCAACCCTGACCGGCGCAGATAGCGAAAAGTATCTGCAGGGCCAGGTCACCGCTGACGTTGCCGCTCTGACCGAGCACCAGCATCTGCTGGCGGCGCACTGCGATGCCAAAGGCAAAATGTGGAGCAACCTGCGCCTGTTTCGCCGCGACGGCGGCTTTGCCTTGATTGAGCGCCGCAGCATCCGTGATGCTCAGCTGACCGAGTTAAAAAAATACGCGGTCTTCTCTAAGGTCACTATCGTGCCGGATGACGAGCACGTGCTGCTGGGCGTGGCCGGTTTTCAGGCCCGCGCCGCGCTGGCGAATGTATTTACCACCCTGCCCGACGCTGAAAAGCAGGTCGTACAGGAGGGGGCAACCTCTATTCTGTGGTTCGCGCACCCGGCAGAGCGTTTCCTGCTGGTCACTGACGTAGCCACGGCGGAGCTGCTTAGCGAGAAGCTACGCGGTGAAGCGCAGCTGAACAACAGCCAGCAGTGGCTGGCGCTGAACATTGAAGCGGGCCTGCCGGTGATCGACGCCGCCAACAGCGCCCAGTTCATCCCTCAGGCAACCAACCTGCAAGCGCTCGGTGGCATCAGCTTTAAGAAAGGGTGCTATACCGGCCAGGAGATGGTCGCCCGGGCGAAGTTCCGCGGTGCCAACAAGCGCGCCCTGTGGTATCTGGCGGGCAAGGCGAGCCGCCTGCCGGAGGCGGGAGAAGATCTTGAGCTGAAGATGGGTGAAAACTGGCGTCGCACCGGGACAATCCTGGCGGCGGTACAGCTTGATGATGGCCGCCTGCTGGTACAGGCAGTGATGAACAACGATATGGAGCCGGACAGCGTCTTCCGCGTGCGCGACGATGCCAATACGCTCAGCATCGAGCCGCTGCCCTACTCGCTTGAGGAAGCTTAA
- a CDS encoding hemolysin III family protein, with product MVDKPLKKQGYSLAEEIANSISHGIGLIFGVVGLVLLLMQAMDNHASPLAITSYSLYGGSMILLFLASTLYHAIPHPRAKPWLKKFDHCAIYLLIAGTYTPFLLVGLDSPLARGLMVVIWSLALLGILFKLTIAHRFKVLSLVTYLAMGWLSLVVIYELAVRLSAGGLILLAAGGIVYSLGVIFYVCRRIPYNHAIWHGFVLGGSLCHFLAIYFYVGQA from the coding sequence ATGGTTGATAAACCATTAAAAAAACAGGGATATTCACTGGCTGAGGAGATAGCCAACAGCATTAGTCACGGCATCGGACTGATATTCGGTGTGGTGGGACTGGTGCTCTTACTGATGCAGGCAATGGATAATCATGCCAGCCCACTGGCTATTACCAGCTACAGCCTTTACGGCGGCAGCATGATCCTGCTGTTTCTGGCCTCAACGCTCTATCACGCTATTCCCCATCCGCGCGCAAAGCCGTGGCTAAAAAAATTCGACCACTGTGCTATCTATCTGCTGATAGCTGGTACCTATACGCCTTTTTTACTGGTAGGGCTGGATTCACCTCTTGCACGCGGCCTGATGGTTGTTATCTGGAGTCTGGCGCTGCTCGGGATCCTGTTTAAATTAACCATTGCTCACCGTTTTAAGGTGCTCTCACTCGTGACCTACCTGGCGATGGGCTGGCTGTCGCTGGTGGTGATCTATGAGTTGGCCGTCAGGCTCTCTGCTGGCGGACTCATATTGCTGGCTGCGGGGGGCATCGTCTACTCGCTGGGGGTGATCTTCTACGTGTGCAGGCGCATCCCCTACAACCACGCGATCTGGCACGGCTTTGTGCTCGGCGGCAGCCTGTGCCACTTCCTTGCCATCTACTTCTACGTTGGCCAGGCTTAA